One Salvia splendens isolate huo1 chromosome 1, SspV2, whole genome shotgun sequence genomic window, CAGTTTGTGAAGGAGAAGATACCGGCTAAAAGAAGAAACCCCGGAAGTTTTGTGATCCCGTGTGAGGTGGGAGATAAAAAGTTCCCAAAGTgtctacttgatcaaggctTGAGAATATCATTGATGGCTTTAAAAACTGCGAGGTCAATCAGCCTTGAAGCAAGGATTGAACCAATCGATATTGACCTTCAGTTGGCGGATCATTCAATTATTAAGCTAAAAGGGATCATCGAGGATGTCTTGGTGAAGGTGGACAAATTTGTACTCCCGGTCGACTTTATTGTCCTAGAGATGGAAGAGGATAATGACATGCCTATCCTCTTTGGTAGACCGTTTTTAGCAACCGGTGATGTTGTGATTGAGACTAAGACAAATACGGTCATATTTCAAGTAGATGGTGAgaaagtggtgatcaagcaagagAAGGCGGAGAAGCGCCTATTAGAGCATGGATAGAAGTAAgaaagtcgagccaacgactataaacaaaggtTGCTTTCTCTCTCAATGTAAAAGGGAATAAAACTCTCTTGATTCGATGATGCTCCACATTTGGTGGTCTGTGAGAATTTGTCAACTTATAGAAGGCATTCAGATGGCTCATTGGATTTTCATCATCACGACCATGGAAAAGGTTTCATCCATTCACCAAACTGATAtagtgaggtggaatgttgaCATTGTCATTTGCGTAGGCAAACTCCCCCGGGTGTTCAACTCCCGACTATGGATATCTCCAAACCTTCCCACATGTGGTGGGGCATCATTGTACTCATTCTCAACCATCGATTTTGTTTCTAATTCTGTCTCACTATTACTTTCTGAACTTGAGCTTAATATAGGATTCTCTCTAGCTAGACTTTGATAGCTCGAATAATTCTCTATTTCCAACCCTCTCGCTACTCTTCTATGATATGTGAGCTGATTAAACGGCGGTGTACCCCTTGATCTAGTGTGCATTCAcaagttttttttatgattaCAAAAACCTGCACAACAGAAAAGAAACCAGGtacaaacacaaaatatattacACTACTACTGAAAGCGAGGCCTCTCGACAACTCCGGGGTAAGTCCTATAACACGTTTGTGCATGAGTGTAAACTAAACTACCTAATTACTAAATTAAGAGTTAGAAAAATATCACCTAAATACACTCCTCCGTCTTCAAGTCCGGGCGTGGTTGATGGCTATCACCCCCAACAACACGAAGTAAGTacctaacaaaataaaataaaagatcaaacaaaaataaaacaactaGGTATTAAACATTCTATtgcatccccggcaacggcgccaaaacttgatgcgTATTTTAGAGTATCTTATCCGGTTTACACAATATATCAAGTTTAGTTAATTAACTATAACAATACTAtaatactgcaagaatacaacGTCATAAATAGTATTTCAAGTGTAGATCCACAAGGAGGTGAAAGATTGTTTTAACTTATAAAAACATaacaaatgtttcatttttggttttgaaagatgttgacaaaattaaaaaaaactaataaaaacaGAAAGATTTCACAAACGGAAAGACATGTAactccaagttgctcattaGACTTGAATCATTCTACACCTACATCAAAAGCACAtattttgggattaattaatcaGCCTAATTGCGTGCACTGgacatgtttgcgacgtatagttcacagtcaactgaacacttgttccatgaactaattttcaaaaatattaaattccTGCCGAAGCGCATGAATAAAAGATCATCTACTATATAAACTTACCTAATCCGTtgtcaaattatcctctgaacaattcaaattcaacaacacATCAATTGATTAGTCCATCCAagtctatgttaaagagacgataaACAAGGATTAAACATCTATAACGATAGAGGCCTCTGAAGTGATAACATTAAACACTTCAATGATGTCAAAACGTGGATTCAAGGGTGTAGAAACATTCAAACAAGTCTAAatcacaacttggagcaacattgAGAGTTTAGCCTAAACGCATGGTAAAAATCACAATGAAAACCATAGGAAGCATACTCTCGTTGAGTGGAGTTGAGATTTGGAGACGGATCTTCGGAATGTTGGCCggaatttcttccttctcttcttcctcctatctttctctcttttcctctctctttttGTGTCTCAGAATCTCTCAATAATCCTCCCAAAACTGCCTCCAAACTATTTGAAAACTGAATTCGACAGTTACTACGTCTTCGTACCCGGTCGGGTGCATTATTGGGCatgaaaatcacccggccgggtggctgATTTTGAGCACATTCTGGACTCGCGACGCAGACTAGGCAGTCTGTCAAATTGGCCCGTCTGTCAAATTGGTTATTTTGCACGACTTTTTCCAATGACTTTGTTCTCAACCCGAGCTTTATTCCATGTCTCGTTTCACCATCCATTCCGCTTCTTACAccataaaacatacttttgcgaGTATCAAAtcatataaatcatgtaaagtaaTGAGAATAAAGATATActatttgattcacatcaaacttCTCATTTTGATGACTTCATATATGCCATGCAGAGCTTGAAGTCATTTCTTGGAGAAGAAAAGCTCAAGGTTAGAACCTGCCACCTTCTTTGCCAAGTTATTCATATTGGATACTACAGTAAGTAGGCAAATTTCCCCTTATTGAAGGGTGTTACAGTGAATGTCTGACCTCTCCAAACCCagaaatgtcaatacaatttcttgTCGGAAATCATTTGATGTGCTGTTAATAATATTACAGGAATTGATCAACTTCTCTCTCCACTACATAGCTGACTTGGACATCCCCATTAAAAGGTAAGTAAAACTAAAGCTCTCATAAGCACCTGATCATATCTGATAGAAATCTTAgatccattttattttactctaggggaacatttattgaattcCGAAATGGTATGCTTAATGTATCTCCCATCGGAAGAAACTGCAGTCAGGAAGAACGAGATGAGTTTGAAAAGTATGATAAGGTATGAGTTGTACATACAGGGGAAGGACCATGTCTTTATCTTAACTGGAACTTGAGAAACACTTGAATTTTTTCACTAGAACTTGTCATTTCATTTACTTTTAACAGAATTGATTTCATAAATGTAATCAGGTTCACAACGTTCGCCCCAAAATGGTGTCTGCGCTCCGTGAGAAGTTTGCGCAGTATAACCTAACATTTTCCATTGGTGGACAAATCAGTTTTGATGTAAGCAATTTCGTCTGTGTTT contains:
- the LOC121786351 gene encoding phosphomannomutase-like, with the translated sequence MQSLKSFLGEEKLKELINFSLHYIADLDIPIKRGTFIEFRNGMLNVSPIGRNCSQEERDEFEKYDKVHNVRPKMVSALREKFAQYNLTFSIGGQISFDVFPQGWDKTYCLKYLEEFQEVHFFGDKTYKGGNDYEIFESERTNGHTGECIFFHFLVSPFNQ